Genomic window (Flavobacterium oreochromis):
AGCAGTCGATGAAAGTTTAGAACAAACCCAGAGAATCATTAAGTATCAAAATCAGATTATAGCGGGCGAAATAGATATAAAAGAAAAACAAAAAGCCGTAAATATGGTACAAGATGTAGTAAGACATTTAAAACATTATGAAGTGCAAAACCCCTTTGCCAGTAAAATAGATTTACCAAAAGGAGTCCGCAACCTTAGAAGGCTCAACGATATGTTCCAAAAAATTATAAAACAAATTACACTATTACATCAGTATCAACGAAAAGTAATAAACGGCTTTTTAGTAACAGAAATTCAAGACATTATTTTAGCTATAGACATACTTTTTGAAAGTGTCATTTTAAAAATGGATGAGTTAGACGGCAGTAGCAGACAATTTTTTGAGAAACTAAAAAAGGCTTTTAAGGATAGAGAATTTAATCGTTTTGAAGCAATGGAAATAACAGGATTTAAAAAAACACAATTACAACATTATCTTAATGAACTGGTACGTTTAGAATATTTAAGACAGTACGGACACTCAAATAAAGGCTTTAAATACAAAATATCATTCTTAGATAATAACAACTTAATGCGTCAACAAATCAAACAACACTTTAAAGAACAGGTCGAAAAACTACAAAAGAAAAACAACAACGGTAACTCACAACCACCAAACGAACACTAAACGGTCACTAGAATTTTTAAACCCTTTTATTTTCAACACTTTACAATGCCTTTTACCCTAGCGTTCGTAAAACACAAAAAAAAACAGTTAGCAATATGGTCGTACATCATCAAATCATCGTAGCACATCTTTTGGAGTACAAAAATTATTTACAACTCAAAGGATATAAAACACAAACCGTAAAACACTCAATAGCTTATGTAAAAGAATATTTAGAGTATCAAAATAAAGAACCCTGCACACTTAGCCAGTACTTTAAATACCTCGAAAACCGCCCCAATAAAAACCATCCTAAATTAAAACTCGGTAAATCCACTTTAAACGGCGTAATACTAGCTTTAGAAAAATACTTTAATTACTTAGAATTTGTCAAAAAACAGCCTATCATACCTTGCAAAGTACCCTATTATAAGTTTACAAGAAAACAAATAGAGTATCTAACAGTAAAGGAAGTACAAAAATTATTTGATTGCGTTATAGACTTACCACACAAAGCAGTACTTACTTGCTTGTATCATTTAGGACTTAGAGCCTCAGAGGTGATAAACCTTAAAACAAAAGACATCGATTTAAAAAAGAACCTGGTATTTATTGCAGGATCAAAAACAGGACATCAGCGGTATGTACCCATTAATAAAACCGCTAAACAAATACTTAGAAATTACTTAAAGCTTCACATCGAATATTATCTATTTAAAGGAGTTTACAAAGAGCAATCAAACACTCATTATCTTCAAAAAATAGTAAAAAAATACGCTAAAGAAGCAGGTATTACAAAAAGAGTTTACCCGCATTTACTACGTCATTCCATCGCAACACATCTACTACAGCAGGGAATGCAACTCGAAAAAATCGCCCAATTTTTAGGGCATAACAGTTTAGACAGTACCCACAGGTACACTCATTTTAATCAATAAACAAAAAACTATGAAAACTATTTTTGACCTAGAATTTTACATTCTACAAATCCATATTGGCTCTGATTACTACGAATTAAAATTTTTAGAATTAGAATTAAAAATAACCTTATTAGAACTTAAACAAAAGGGAATTGATTTAAAAACCATTGAAGAGCAAATAACCCTTTTAGAATATGAACTTAAAATTTTACAATATGAAAACTATCAATTATTACAAAAATTCTGCTCAAATACAATCCTATAACTCAAAAACATTTATAGATTATTTACAGCAACAATACAGGTATAAAGAAGGCACTTTACAAATGAAACTAAAGGAATTAAACTCTTGGCAAAAACTCTGCAACGCCAGTCAAAAATTAGAAAAACTAACCACTTCAGAAATATTAAAAATGATAGAAGTAAAAAAAAACAAAATATCATATACAAGTCATTAACCGTCATTTACAAACCCTAGAACAATACTATTATTATCTTATCGAACAAAAAAAAAAGGAAAGACCACCCTATAAAAAACTTTAGAATAAAAGTAGAAAAACGCCCCTTATTACAAACATTTATTTCTGTTGAAGAACTAGATACTATTTATTATAATTACCCCGATAAGGGACATATGAGAGGACAGTTTGACCTTTATACAAAACGCAACAAAGTTATTTTAGGATTAGTTATTTATCAGGCATTAGATGCGGGAAGTATAGGAAATTTAAAAGTAAGCGACATCGATTTACAAAAAGCTATTATAAAAGTGCCATCAAAAACACAAGATTTATTTTACCCTCGAAATTTACCCTTAGAAGCCGTGCAAATAGTAGCCTTACAAGAATATATAGAAAACATCCGCCCTGCTATTGTAACCCTCTTGCAATTACAAAGCGATTATCTTTTTCCCTATGCCCTGCAAGAACGTTTTAAAATGGTGTTATTGAGTATAAAAAGGAAAATAAAAACCTATTACAAATTAGAAGATTTTAAAATAATAAGGCAAAGTAGGATTGCACACTGGCTCAAAATATATGATATAAGAACAGTACAATACAAAACAGGACATCGAAAATTACAAAGCTTTGATAAATACAAAAAAACTCAAATAGAATCCCTGCAAGATGCCATAGAAAAATACCACGTGTTTTAAGGTTAGAGTATCTTTAAATAATGTTAAAATCACTTTAGGCTATCTAAAAAATCAATTACATTTAGAGTGTTAAATTTTACAAATTAATATATGAGTACAACAGTAACCAGAAATTATGGTGGTAAAGATGTCGATATGCTTATCGCTTGTTCGACTTTAATTGAAAATGCAATCTTATACAAACGTCATTTGCAAGAAAAAAGAAAAACTTGGACAGATGAATTTTTCTCCAATCTACAAGACAAAATAAGTAAAGCTTTAGAGGAACATTTAGGGATCGACTCTGCAAAAGATTTAAGAAATGCTACCTCGTTTTTAGAAACAATACAAGTAATGGCAGAAAACGATTTAGCGGAAGTTAAAATACAAATCATTGAAGATTTTAAAAAAGACAGTGTTAGAAAATTAGAAATCTTAAATCAATTAGGCTTTTCTTCTTATAAAAAAGGCTCTCAAGAAGG
Coding sequences:
- a CDS encoding tyrosine-type recombinase/integrase is translated as MVVHHQIIVAHLLEYKNYLQLKGYKTQTVKHSIAYVKEYLEYQNKEPCTLSQYFKYLENRPNKNHPKLKLGKSTLNGVILALEKYFNYLEFVKKQPIIPCKVPYYKFTRKQIEYLTVKEVQKLFDCVIDLPHKAVLTCLYHLGLRASEVINLKTKDIDLKKNLVFIAGSKTGHQRYVPINKTAKQILRNYLKLHIEYYLFKGVYKEQSNTHYLQKIVKKYAKEAGITKRVYPHLLRHSIATHLLQQGMQLEKIAQFLGHNSLDSTHRYTHFNQ
- a CDS encoding site-specific integrase, whose protein sequence is MRGQFDLYTKRNKVILGLVIYQALDAGSIGNLKVSDIDLQKAIIKVPSKTQDLFYPRNLPLEAVQIVALQEYIENIRPAIVTLLQLQSDYLFPYALQERFKMVLLSIKRKIKTYYKLEDFKIIRQSRIAHWLKIYDIRTVQYKTGHRKLQSFDKYKKTQIESLQDAIEKYHVF